The Sphingosinithalassobacter sp. CS137 genome includes a region encoding these proteins:
- the fliG gene encoding flagellar motor switch protein FliG: protein MMHGVRHFTGVERAAVLMMLVGEEEAAAILQKLDPEEVRQLGKAMFAVADVSEAEVEQVLDDFVFKARDRSTVQFDPAPKIEGMMTKALGAERAESVLARIMPAQVACGLEQLDWFDPEEIASMIGAEHPQIAAVLLANLDPDVAAKVFEKLPEAQQPEILHRVAKLGPVPPEAIETLRTMLENRAAAPRKQAGLQLGGTREAAKILQGARKATEAKVMPKLFKLDKAVAREIEEAMFVFDNLLELDDKNLSTLIRSIDGEILVKALKGVEEEVRNRFLGCMSSRAADGIRDEMEARGPMKLAEVLDAQKVVIGVARGLVKEGAIHMPGGGDEEYV, encoded by the coding sequence ATGATGCACGGCGTTCGCCATTTCACCGGAGTGGAGCGCGCCGCCGTGCTGATGATGCTCGTCGGCGAAGAGGAAGCCGCGGCGATCCTCCAGAAGCTCGACCCCGAAGAGGTTCGGCAACTGGGCAAGGCGATGTTCGCCGTTGCCGATGTGAGCGAGGCCGAGGTCGAGCAGGTGCTCGACGATTTCGTGTTCAAGGCGCGCGACCGCAGTACCGTTCAGTTCGATCCGGCGCCGAAGATCGAAGGGATGATGACGAAGGCGCTCGGCGCCGAGCGGGCGGAAAGCGTTCTCGCCCGGATCATGCCGGCCCAAGTGGCCTGCGGGCTCGAACAGCTGGACTGGTTCGATCCCGAAGAGATCGCTTCGATGATCGGGGCCGAGCATCCGCAGATCGCGGCGGTGCTGCTGGCCAACCTCGATCCCGATGTTGCCGCCAAGGTGTTCGAGAAGCTGCCCGAGGCGCAGCAGCCGGAGATACTGCATCGGGTCGCCAAGCTCGGCCCGGTACCGCCGGAAGCGATCGAAACGTTGCGGACGATGCTCGAGAACCGGGCAGCTGCGCCGCGCAAGCAAGCCGGGCTCCAGCTCGGCGGCACGCGCGAGGCGGCGAAGATCCTGCAGGGCGCGCGCAAGGCGACCGAGGCCAAGGTGATGCCCAAGCTGTTCAAGCTCGACAAGGCGGTCGCCAGAGAGATCGAGGAGGCGATGTTCGTCTTCGATAATCTGCTCGAGCTCGACGACAAGAATCTCAGCACGCTCATCCGCAGCATCGACGGCGAGATCCTCGTCAAGGCGCTGAAGGGCGTCGAAGAGGAAGTCCGCAACCGCTTCCTCGGCTGCATGTCGAGCCGCGCCGCCGATGGCATCCGCGACGAGATGGAAGCGCGCGGCCCGATGAAGCTCGCCGAAGTGCTCGACGCGCAAAAGGTGGTGATCGGTGTCGCGCGCGGGCTGGTGAAGGAAGGGGCCATCCACATGCCGGGGGGAGGCGACGAGGAATATGTCTAG